From the Deinococcus gobiensis I-0 genome, the window ACGCTCTTGATGGTGAGGTGATCGGGAGCGACGCCGTAGCGCACCAGCCCGTAGGGGGTGGGCAGGCGGTCGAACACGTCGATCTCGGCGGGCAGCGCGGTCTGCTTGAGCAGCGCCTCGGCGGCGAAGACCCCGCTGGGGCCGCTGCCGATCACGGCCACACGCAGGGGACGTTCGGGGGAATAAACCTGAGTCACGCAGTCGAGTTTAGGCACTCCCTCCCGCCTTGTCACCCCCGAAAAGAGGCGGCGGCGCGAGAGGTCTACATCGGGAGACCGGTGACCGGCAGGCCGTGGCCCGCAAGAAAGGTCCGGGTGTTCTCCAGGCCACCGGCCGAAAAAACCGCCACCCGGTTTCCCGGATGACGGTCTGAGGAGGTGATGCGCTTACGCGGCGGCGATCTCGGCCAGCGCCTTCTGGTTCTTGAGGGTGATCTTGCCGTAGCCGGCGCTGATGACGCCCTCGCGGCTCAGCTCGCCCACGACCTTGGTCACGGTCTCGCGCACGCTGCCTACGGCGGCGGCCAGTTCGTCGTGCGTGGCGTAGATCATGGTCTCGCCGCTGTCGAGCTGGGTGGCCAGCGCAGTGTCGCGCAGTTCGAGCAGCTCGCCGGCGATGCGGGCGCGCAGCCGCTTGCCGACCAGGCGGTAGATGCTTTCGTAGGCGCGCTCCAGCGTGCGCACGAGGTGGGTGGTCACGACGAGGTTGTCCTCGGCGCTCATCAGGGCGGGGTTGATCACGTCGATGGCGCTGTCGGTCACGGCCTCGGCGAAGTAGGCGCGGTTCACGCCCGCCAGGGCTTCCTCGCC encodes:
- a CDS encoding helix-turn-helix domain-containing protein, with amino-acid sequence MTQTSQMQTNRTFVDTVTYRPGAVILYPGKSDMLYRVSSGLVRVHTMDDDGNGLTLRYVKPGEYFGEEALAGVNRAYFAEAVTDSAIDVINPALMSAEDNLVVTTHLVRTLERAYESIYRLVGKRLRARIAGELLELRDTALATQLDSGETMIYATHDELAAAVGSVRETVTKVVGELSREGVISAGYGKITLKNQKALAEIAAA